Genomic DNA from Luteitalea sp.:
TCACCACGACAGCCACCGCGATCGAGAGTGCATCGGTGGGCGCGAGGTCATAGAGGAGCGTGGCCACGAAACGGCTGGATCCAATCGCGACGGCCAGGCCGATCGCGATGCCGAGCGCGACGAGCAGCATCGATTCCCGCATCACGAGCCGCAGCACGTCGCCGCGCTGCGCGCCAAGGGCCATGCGGATGCCGATCTCGTTCGTCCGGAGCGACACGTCGTAGGACATCAGCCCGAAGAGGCCCACGGCAGCCA
This window encodes:
- a CDS encoding FtsX-like permease family protein, with product MLTIGAIREAVRQIDPNLPLQDVSTQIEEVEGRFQQEKLFAQAYTLFGALALVVAAVGLFGLMSYDVSLRTNEIGIRMALGAQRGDVLRLVMRESMLLVALGIAIGLAVAIGSSRFVATLLYDLAPTDALSIAVAVVVIVVVSAVAGFIPARRASKVDPMVALHEL